One genomic window of Coffea eugenioides isolate CCC68of chromosome 1, Ceug_1.0, whole genome shotgun sequence includes the following:
- the LOC113766449 gene encoding uncharacterized protein LOC113766449 — MEEALCPKISMEFQSEDEAYNFYNRYGLIVGFSVRKDYLNKDKDGVVTSRSLECAHMMRSQRKVSISQGAQAEIANDVGISLKQSHELMRKEAGGLGNIGYTRDDLKHYLRTKRERGLKYGETSAMLRYFEE; from the exons ATGGAGGAAGCATTATGTCCTAAGATCAGCATGGAGTTTCAGTCAGAAGATGAGGCATACAACTTCTACAATAGGTACGGATTAATTGTTGGGTTCAGTGTTCGGAAAGACTATTTGAACAAGGATAAAGACGGTGTAGTTACATCGAGAAG TTTAGAATGTGCTCATATGATGCGTTCACAAAGAAAAGTAAGTATTTCTCAAGGAGCCCAAGCTGAGATTGCAAATGATGTAGGAATATCCTTGAAACAATCCCATGAACTCATGAGAAAAGAGGCAGGTGGATTAGGCAATATTGGCTACACTCGTGATGACTTAAAACACTATCTACGAACAAAAAGAGAGAGGGGATTAAAGTATGGTGAAACTAGTGCAATGCTACGATACTTTGAagaataa
- the LOC113766457 gene encoding uncharacterized protein LOC113766457, which produces MATPKFSSHARSISLPSSSHPLLVTVEAHIQRLKSSEVASSTSQLLACQKLDGLKNLYECLDDVLQLPLSQQALSNEDVLDGSLMLLDICGAVRDIYSQMKETVQELESSLRRKRNGDLANEVSSYMISRKHLNKMISKCYKDLKKAAKNCNLEAVNKEAEKLPLVNLIKEVQEVSLSILESTLSLVSPFKAGSQPKGWSLVSKLLQHRTPSSEGHSNSAAMERIEIELHLINKNKSNKDVVKELEALDSSIQELAEMLEIVFRLLLKTRVSLLNILNH; this is translated from the coding sequence ATGGCAACTCCAAAATTCTCTAGTCACGCTCGTTCCATTAgtttgccttcttcatctcacCCTCTTCTCGTTACTGTTGAGGCACATATCCAAAGATTGAAGTCTTCAGAAGTGGCATCCTCAACTTCACAGTTATTAGCCTGCCAAAAATTGGATGGCCTCAAGAACTTGTACGAGTGCCTGGATGATGTGCTTCAGCTGCCTTTGAGCCAACAAGCTCTCTCCAATGAAGATGTCCTGGATGGATCTCTGATGCTGTTGGACATTTGTGGGGCAGTTAGAGACATCTATTCACAAATGAAGGAAACTGTCCAGGAACTTGAGTCATCTCTACGGAGAAAAAGAAATGGGGATCTGGCCAATGAAGTTAGCTCATATATGATCTCCAGAAAGCACTTGAATAAAATGATCAGCAAATGCTATAAAGATTTGAAGAAAGCGGCAAAAAACTGCAACTTGGAAGCAGTAAACAAAGAAGCTGAAAAACTGCCTTTGGTTAACCTGATCAAAGAAGTCCAAGAAGTTAGTCTATCTATCTTGGAGTCCACATTATCTTTGGTTTCTCCATTCAAAGCCGGATCACAGCCAAAGGGTTGGTCTTTGGTCTCAAAATTATTGCAGCACAGGACACCATCATCTGAAGGGCATTCCAATAGTGCTGCAATGGAGCGAATAGAAATCGAGTTGCATCTGATAAACAAGAACAAGTCAAACAAAGACGTTGTAAAAGAACTCGAGGCCTTGGACTCGAGCATTCAAGAATTAGCAGAGATGCTTGAAATTGTCTTCAGGCTATTGCTAAAAACTAGAGTTTCGCTTCTCAACATCCTCAACCACTAG
- the LOC113766465 gene encoding endoplasmic reticulum chaperone BiP-like, with the protein MTSLSIAADHEPQIHNKNVGRIMIRMDLSKKNVIRPLKQAVKIKGSEQKLTAMKLCSLEERTVIFLRHYIGTGIHYIGTGINPLQPRGVPQIGVTFEIDTNGLLHVIAEDKATKKSQFIVFNGNRLHSKEEAERVINEGLTLVGNVAFSGTPPALRGAPKVEVTSDVDSNGPLHVIAEDKATNNSESITMDKWWMVKLDESTEEDRKMLEKFRNSYEQR; encoded by the exons ATGACATCACTGTCAATAGCAGCTGATCATGAACCACAGATTCACAACAAGAATGTTGGGAGAATAATGATTCGAATGGATTTATCTAAAAAGAATGTGATCAGGCCTTTAAAGCAGGCAGTCAAGATTAAAGGTTCAGAGCAAAAACTAACAGCCATGAAATTGTGCTCTTTGGAGGAACGAACAGTAATATTCCTAAG ACATTATATTGGAACCGGAATTCATTATATTGGGACCGGTATTAATCCCCTACAGCCTAG GGGAGTGCCACAAATTGGGGTCACTTTTGAGATTGACACAAATGGACTACTACATGTGATTGCTGAGGACAAGGCAACGAAAAAGTCGCAATTCATTGTCTTCAATGGTAATAGGCTGCATAGCAAGGAGGAGGCTGAGAGGGTG ATTAACGAAGGATTGACCCTAGTTGGGAATGTTGCATTTTCTGGTACTCCTCCTGCTTTAAG GGGAGCACCAAAAGTTGAGGTCACTTCTGATGTTGATTCTAATGGCCCATTACATGTGATAGCAGAGGACAAGGCAACAAACAATTCCGAATCCATAACCATGGACAAATGGTGGATGGTAAAGCTGGATGAGTCAACAGAGGAGGATAGGAAGATGCTGGAGAAATTTCGCAACTCTTATGAACAACGTTAA